A region of the Mytilus trossulus isolate FHL-02 chromosome 11, PNRI_Mtr1.1.1.hap1, whole genome shotgun sequence genome:
TCTTCGGAGTAaagaaatagttttgttttagatCATTTCTGAAGGAAAATAAGATTGTTTCAGCACTATGATGCAATTACCCtaacattattttcttttcttcattcTAGGTATGATTACAGGAATTTTTCAATTCTCCAAGTATACATTCCAGATCACAATATGGATGATGGTCACATTAATAACATTTCACAGCCTCTGTTGCAGCATTTCAGATATTTCTTATGCATGAATGTGCATTTGAAACAAAGAGttatgcaaaaacaaaaaaatcgtCCCCAGTTATTCAAAACGTTTCCCCCCCTAATATAAAGTCTTTTCCGCTTACACTAGAATGATATGTCTCGAACTAACGTTGGACCTTTTGCTTCTTAGAACGGCGTTCATGcttgctttggttttttctGAACCGCTTATTGTTTTGGAGGTTTCAAACATTTTACTGTCCACTGTCTATTGTTATGTAGATTTTTAAGTTTCagtaaatgttttttacaaatTACAGTTACAATATTATCATGTCAGGACCCatcatttttactctttgagtatgtttgtttagttcacgcatcgttgacattgtaatggaatttgatgcgactgtcatacaagtgagagatttagctagcaataaaaccaggttcaatccaccattttctacataagaaaatgcctgtaccaagtcaggaatatgacagtagttatccattcgtttgatgtgtttagacttttgattttgccttttgattttggaatttcctttttgaattttcctcggagttcagtatttttgtatttttacttaCTATTAACTCTgtacaaacaattcaaactgaTGATAACAGTGTCAACTTACCCCAATGCATTTCTTTTACGCTAAAAGAAAAATGAGGCTCCAATGAGTATtaacatgatacatgtattcagGAAGATAGTTTGACACGAGACAACTGTCAACAGTTTGCAACAAGTGCAGGAAAAGGttgattttatcttttgatgTTTCTGCGTGAATGTATTTATGGtgtatatattatttgtgttgGAACAGATGGAACAATTTTTTGATAATCTAAAAGTGTATGATGGATTGGACATAATATTCTTAAATTAAGCTAGATTGCATGTTGtgaaatacataattttattcaacGGAATTATACAGATACAGaaggagcctctagtttaaaacCACAATGATAAATTAGAATTACTGCCCTTTGTTTATACTGCAGAATATTTCGAAATAGGTCATATAGATGTGAATTTTGTACGGGAAGAATGAATGTCAACATTTAATGTAATATGGtatgttattatataaatgaatactCAAACAATCTACACTATCCTTACAATTAAATACTTCTTTAtagtttatatcaatatatagaTCAATGTAGATTTATATTGTGTATTAATAGATCagctaaatataaatatagtaaTCTAATGATTCATGTCATTGGCAGGGTATCTATAGGATTTCTAcgtagtattttattttttttgcattcgatgtattttttattttttttgtatacaacaTTATACGTATTATTGTTTCTTAATATGTGGCATTAGGCTGAATTAAATGCAATGAtgattctgattttttttaaatgtgatcgaccattataatttgaattattgaTCGACCAGGAGTGACGTATAAAATACAGGATTGTTATAAGTTTAGTTTTttagatcaagtacaaatttgggtgGGCTAAAAAGAATTGAATGTCCTTACATATGAGCACTTACAAGTTTTACAGGTATTCTACATGTTTATTAAAGTTTCTCCATAAGGCATTGACCTCTTACAATGTACTAATGAAGTTAGGAGTGAGCCGCTTgaataataacttttttaagcTTCACTTTAATTGTCCAGTTCATGTAATTttactagtccaaataattaaaatggccttgccagacgtcataactATTTGGACTAACATACTAATGGCGAGAACTTTAGATTTAATATATGATGAGGTTGCTGATTCAAACATAAATATCTAAAACTATTGATCGATCATAACTAGCATGACtagatgtaaatatttattaaagatGTTATAAAATTCGTAAATGTATCAGATATTAGCAGAGGCCGATTAAGGGGGGCAGGGGTCCGGACTCCCCTTTTTCGGAAAAAAATGTGGTTGCTTATATCGGAAATcattgaagcgtgactggagcggacCCACTCTTAGGACAGTCAGTGGTCCCCTACttatgtaaatgttttgatCCGCCACTGATTAGCACTACATATCGTTATATATAGCAACAAGttaatatttcatgaaaaaagtAGGATAGGgtacatgcatttgaattgtttaaataaataaatccgtggcggatccagaaatggTCCCAAATACTGCCTTAGAGAGAGcccactccagtcatgcttcagtgattacctatataatcaaccaactTTTCCAAGTAAAACAAAAGGGGGGAGGCTCTAACGACAGGTAAACGTTTTCTTTTTAacgataacaaatatttttatacaatcaTTTCCTGATACATAAATACCTGAGTAACCCAGGTCTCACAGGTAAACTATTGAGAAAATGTAATATCTATTTCACATCTACAATGATACCAGATATTAACCTATAATgtaatgtaaaattgagaatggaaatggggaatgtggcaaagagacagcaacccaaccatagaaaaaaacgatagcagaaggtcaccatcaggtcttcaatgtagcgagaaattcccgcacccggaggcgtccttcagctggcccctaaacaaatatatactagttcagtgataatgaacgccatactaatttccaaattgtacacaagaagctaaaattaaaataatacaagactaacaaaggccagaggctcctgacttgggacaggcgaaaaaatgcggcggggttaaacatttttgtgagatctaaacccttcccctatacctctagccaatgaacaaaagtaaacgcataacaatacgcacattaaaattcagttcaagagaagtccgattctgatgtcagaagatgtaaccaaagaatataaacacaatgacaataatacataaatgacaacagactactagcagttaacaaacatgccagctccagacttcaattaaactgactgaaagattatgatttcatcatatgaacatcaggcacaatccttcccgttaggggtttagtatcacaccattataacatatatgagaagaacataacccgtgtcatgccaacaactggtttttgattaaatgtgtttagttccgatgcaaagaccctataagtgtaTCAATaataacgccaaaatatgcaatctttaatgacctgacaacagtatcgtaactatatcccttcttaataagtctattcaaaggttttgttagtttctgaggtgaatactgacacctttgtgttttataaagaatattcccataaaaaattggatgcgaaatacctgaacgtataagaagtctgcatgttgagctatattttcgaatgatgtccttataccgatgataaaatttagtaaatgttttgactagtttgtgatatcgaaaaccctggtgtaataatttttcagtaatacataaatttctctcgttaaaatctaaaacattgttacatacacgagcgaatcgtacaagttgagatatataaacaccgtaagatgttgacaagggaacgtcaccatctaaaaatggataattaacgatagaaaatcatctcttttatctgagcgtcactgatgagtcttatgtagacgaaacgcgcgtctggcgtataaaattataactattataataaatttattattcaacTTTCCGTTAgggatatagatatcaagatctgggaaagggcagtggtcattgttggtagtagctttatttaaagtgagttcaacaggataaatttattttatatacatactgaagtcgtcattattgagagccaaaatatcatccaaatatctaaaagtattattaaatttgtttatcagatgttgtttcgatgggtctttgtgTATGTTTGCAATAATCTATATCAATGATTTGTTTcattaacaatttatatttgttttaaataaagaaatacttggcatttGTAAAGTTGAATCCTGTTCAGTACTAAAAACAAAACGTAACACAATCTTATAATAAGTAATCATGTAGCCTCttgtttccaaaatatttataaaaacacaaaaaacataatggTACTTTGAAACACCAAAGATATTATGTTtatgcctttttattttaatgcagtgcaatgaaatgtaggatGTGTTTCCTACAACTGTCTATTTctaagggaatatttttttctacctTTTTTCGTATGCACGGATGTGACGGACTATGATTTGTTGGTATTACACCATAATGTACTTTGtgcaaatataaagaaaaatgaataaaattgtataTCTTAACACAGAAACCGGAAAGTGTAAACTATTGTATGATCTTCAACATAAGATATTTTAGATGATAATACACTATTTACAGGTGGAGGGATGGAAAACGGGGTTCTGTCTTTCTATCCTTTTGTGGTAGGTGAGAAAAATGCATACTAAATCATACATAGTTGTGACATATTAGGCCATAGCAAAGTTAAAATAGATTTGATAAATATCGGATGCATTAACGactgtaaattttatcaaatgttggaTAAAAGCAGCAACAGCGATTGTCTCAGAAAAtcattcctatataccttagtAAAACCTTGTTAAAATAAggtatatatagaaaaaatattcgGAGGCATGTGTGAGAGTAGCATCTGAGTCAAGAGATTTTGATACTGATGACATAGTCAGCAATGCTCTGAATACAGTTCATTAAACATTAAAGAATCACAAAGTAATGGAAGAATAAAACGGTACAAAATTAATTTGACATCTCAGAAACGATAAAATTATGTAGTTCAACACATTAGTACATCtaacatataaacaataatatgCAACTATAGACAGACAACACGATTAAATTCAATCATGTAGCTttgaaatcaaaaacaaatattgtataaCACTCCCAGtaagtgattttctttttttttaattcttagcTTTATGTAAAACCTATCGAATTAtgggtcctcaatactctttaacttcatttttttgtccttttatcttttttgattGGTGCGTCACTGAATATTTTTGTATGATGAAAATTGATTATCGctttgattaattgattatcttttgtagatgaaatgcgcgtctggcgttcaTATTTGaatcatggtatctatgataattttattttctaaacaaCTCTGGAAAACAGATATGGCACTGTTCCcttgactttttttaattttggaaatcatattatttatatttttttttggggggtgggGGGTTCAGCACCTGAGATATATACTTTATGTCGCTGTCCGTACACTTATAAAAAAAGCATAGTTACCGAGATACGGAGTTTTGGAATACTTTGTCTTCGGTACAGCAGAatcacaggcactcgtctcagaaaaaaatcctatagtaaagtatatatatggagtaaaattctgagacaagttcCTGTGAGCGTAGTACAgcttgattttgaaatttgcaCATTCGAGAATAAATGCATAGTCAAGGATCAGAAATAGGTTTTCCTTTTTTTGCACTCAACAATAGCGCTAGGTCTCAGGTAGACTCAGAAAGGCACTTTGTGTCTCTTATCTACCATCGgaatacacatacatgtatagtggCGGACTCGGATACTGGACTCGAGAGCAAtccttggtaaaaaaaatcctaatttAGGTGTATCTGTCAACATTTAACTTGCAAGTCTTACCGAAAAGCTACCATTGACAGTTTGTACACGATAATTTCCTGAAGAAAACCAAATTATACACATTTGTATGCCTCCACCGTAGCGGAGGGGGTATAacgttttacccttgtccgtttGTACATATGTACGTACATCCGTACGTCCGTCCGTACGTACGTTCCTAGTTTTTTTTCAGTTCTCCAACTTTAATTGGCTTCAATTAAATGTTATAAACTTATacaaaatgcttattaccacaaaatatagtttgaattttggtaatGTCAGTTCAACCTTTCTAGAGTTCTGCTTTTTTACCAATCGAAAAAATAGAATTACTATATTCGATCTAAAAGTATTGATGATGTAattgttaaaatcaatttttaagaTTGGGGTTATATTCCATtgttgataattgtaattgattcAATAATTGTACATTGTTGTAGATGATTCAACTACAATTATTGACAAAGAAAGAAaactccaatttaaaaaaataatttaactaaCTACAATTATTGACGAAGGACgataactccaattttaaaaattaatttaactaACTACAATTATTGACGAAGGACgataactccaattttaaaaattaatttaactaACTACAACTATTGATGAAGGACgataactccaattttaaaaattaatttaactaACTACAATTATTGACGAATCGAAGATaacttcatttttataaaaaaaaaatttaactaaCTACAATTATGGACAAAGGAAgattattaaaatgaattttatttcaaattacagATGTTTATTGTGGTTTGATCAGCACATAACAGATGTCAAGTAATAGGAGAAACTGTTGCAGAAAATGCTGTGGATTTTTTGGATCAATTATCTGCCCAGGTCAAGTACCAGAAGaacataaaactaaaataactAATACAAACAGAGTCTATATTCTTTGGATTGTACTGATAGCTATATTTTTGACAGCTGGTTTAGTTCAGCTCCTtcataaaaacaatcaatttaaCGTTATAACAGTCCAGGATCAAAGGTACTATGTAGACTGGTTTTCTAATAAATGGTGCAGTGGTGTAAATATAACCAGTAAGGGGTATCCAGTCGAAGTGAATGCCTATCTGTTACCGAAACTAACATCTAGTAAGGGAGTATGTCAACAATCTACAGATACAGTAAGTCGAATTAATAAAAAACCTGTTCCGGGAAATGATATTTACTACCTAAGGGTGTCCTTAAGGCAAGGAGACAGGATTTCTGGAAAAATTTGTGCACCATCAATTGAAAagatatacatatttacaaGGTTAATGGACTTTAAGTCATGTATTCTGACTGATGCCTGGACGAGATGTGGATTAAATGGACCAAAACGTTACGTCATAGATTCATCATGTACAGGCTACAATACTTTTGACAACGCGTTTCAATTACCAccgaaaacaatgaaaaaatctGGATATTTGTATTACGTTTTCTACAACAAGCTTGCAACCACATCTTTTGTGTCTGCCATTTTTACGAAACGTTTATTGAACATGAAACTTGTAAATAGAGCCCAGAGAACTTGTCTGGACCAAACACTTTGTCAGCTCGACTACGGTTCTATTTATGATTCGTATGCTGTATGCTTTGAGGCCGTTCGTAAAAGTCCGTTTTCATGGCACCCAGATGTTGACAACAACGTGAAAGTAGCATGCAGACGTCGTCAATGGTTTTatgttttactattttttgtcgTTCCTTTCATTATAGGGATATTAGGTAGTGTGTTAATCTGTTTACGTTGTAAACATAATTCATCAGTTGTTGATCGACATCGAATGGATTCTGCAGGTATAGGGTATTCCGATAGACATATTGAACGTTATACGGTAACGAACAATAACAACCGATTCTCGAATATACATGATGATTATAGAAATACATTTAACAGACAGgaatttacaaatgatatcaaTGGAGATATTACAGACCACGAAACTATAGACCTAAACAGGGAATCAGTTGATCGACTCGGGAACAACCGATTCACGAATATACAAGATAATTATAGAAATACATTTAACAGACAGGAAGTAACAAATGATACCATTGGAGGTATCACAGATCAAGAAACTATAGATCTAGACAGAGAATCAGCTGATCGACACGTGAATCATTTATCGCCAAGTTTACATAACCCGCCCCCATCTTACGACAGAGAATCAGCTGATCGACACATGAATCATTTACCGCCAACTGTACATGACCCACCCCCAGCTTACGATGAGGTAATGAAAGGAACACCTGTCTAGCAATTTAACGCGGGGGAAAAGTAAGCAGGCGTTGCAACAGCTGGAAATGATTATCAGTCTGTGGGAAATTCCCACTGCGTCTTCCAAGGGGAACCTTCTCTAAATCTGCCTCTGACCTGCATTATCGTGTTCGACTGAAACATCGACGGGACTGTATGTAAATGATCTATTAAGgaaggtttttaaaaaaataactttgccTGTGACGAACTTAAGTTAATACACTGAATACAACTgagatacaaattaatattCTGCAATACAAAATCGGCAAACACATGTGTACaacagaaaaaatgtttttaagcaTTGAAATTTTCGAATTATAGAATTAAGCATGGTTCAGTTTTTGATCTGTAATACCTTCAAGATTGATTTTTAGTAAAAGGGATTGATATGATCACAACATGATACAGATCAAGGATATGTGTTATCGGAAATAATTTATTCTTTCCGTTTTTAACATTGGTGTTGTTTTTTACACTTATAAAGCGtatacataataatatataagtacatcttttttttatttcttttattttgtaattttcaagaAACGCCTCCCTAGTTAAAATTCCGGCACTTGACATCCCTTTTTTAAAGGGAGTGACCATACAATTTCAAAGGGGGTtagtttttcccaaaaaaatatgaacgatATATTTACTTCTTTGTTCAAAACAACTGCATATGTACTGATTCGATTGGGTCTATAATTTAAACCACAATAATCTCGCACAAATTTAAGAATATAGCCGCTTGCTGTTATACGGATGGTATAATAAATAGGCGTGAATGGTGTGCGGATGCTATTACAAATATGTGTGAATGTTGTACAAGTAGTCTGAATGTCAACATGTTATGTTAtagtatataataataaagtaataaaaatgctattttttacatttttacctattgtgtctgtttgtttcattgtcaataaaatttgaacttgatgcttctgtcatacaagtgagaggtttagctagctataaaaccaggttcaatccaccgttttctacattagaaaatgcctgtaccaagtctggaatatgatagttgttttccattcgtttgatctCTTGATTTAGCCACTTGATAAGCATGATAAGggactttcaattttgaattttcctcggagtcaatatttttgtgattttacttttttcgcatttctttataattttataatacagtaatttttaaattttacatattacTTTTTATGAATACAGTAATATGAATATCAAACTGTCGAAGTAATATGCATATTGAGCAACACAAATCCGCGTAGGTACCGGATTTCTgaattgtattttcaaaatatcaatctGTTAATCAAAGAGGTTAATTTCATTCATAGCAATCATGTCAATAGATTGACTCAAACATCACATACAATTTACCTTCACAAATCAAAGGGGTTCATTTCATTCATAGCAGTCATGGTAATAGATTAACACAAACATAACATACAACTTCTATTTACAAATCAAAGGGGTCCATTTCTTTCATAGCAATCTTTATAAATTGATCCAAACATCGCATACAACTTACCGTTACAAATCAAAGGGGACCATTTCATTCATAGCAATCTTTATAAATTGATCCAAACATCGCAAACAACTTCCATCCACAAATCAAAGAGGTTCATTTCATTCATAGCAATGATGTCAATAGATTGACCCAAACATCACATACAACTTCTATTCACAAATCAAAGAGGTCCATTTCATTCATAGCAATCATGTCAATAGATTGACCCAAACATCGCATACAACTTCCATCCACAAATCAAAGAGGTTCATTTCATTCATAGCAATCATGTCAATAGATTGACCCAAACATCGCATACAACTTCTATTCACAAATCAAAGAGGTCCATTTCATTCATAGCAATCATTATAAAAGATTgatataacaagaatgtgtcccaaatACACGGACGCCCCATCCgcactttaattttttatgtcagTGGACGTGAAAACGTGATCAAAtttcttatttggcattaaaataagaaagatcatatcatagaaaacatgtttactaagttttaagttgattgggcttcaatttcatcaaaaacgaGCTCGACCTAAAACTGTAACCTAAAGTAGGACGAAGGGACGGATGAATGAAGGAAGGAAGGGACGGACAAAagcagaccagaaaacataatggtcaataaatggggcataaaaatcacaCACAActtcaatttacaaattaaagagCTTCATTTCATTCATAGCAATCATATTAATAGCTTGTGCTgttgttttgaataatttttaatttgaaagatgGTTTCGTGCttttttgtaaaagtgtttattttaagATTGTAACTCAGTGAtaactgctgtacccatattttgactattttatttattatgtctgttttgttcaaacatcgttgtaaatataaaggaatttgatgagactgttgtacaagtgagaggtttagtgctataaaaccaggttcaatccaccattttctacatttgaaaatgcatgtaccaagtcaggaatatgacatttgtccattagtttggtgtgttttttctcaaataattttgccatttgataagggactttccgattgaattttcctcagagttcagtactttagtgattttactttttggaaaCACATACCTCCCATTAATGTTTACCTAAAACTCTAAATAGCACATACAACAGgggaaaaaaaccaacaataagtgaaactgtgagcttCTGGTTCTGGTAACTGGAGGTTGTTGAGTGATTAATCTAAAAATCCATCACACAGtgtagctgacttatataaaccctgaaatcaaatttcagaaatccttatCTAATTAtgatagtttctgagaaagatgccaagaaaaatattcatggggagatggacagacagataaacagaggtaaaacagtatatccTCACTATCACTATTTTAAAGCATGGTTATAAAAACATGTTCAAGATTTCAATACAAAGACACTAGATTAAAACCTGAACACACAATAGTAATTCATTTTATTGAAGCATTTATTGAAGTGATAGGTTTATAACAATATaactgaacaaataaaaaatcaaaacaaatagtGTTCATACTCAAACAAATAGCCATCTTATAGCAATTCTGTACATATTTTAAACTCTACACATGTAGAACAGTTTATGTCTTGTTAATGAAAAATGACAACAGCAAtttatacaatatgaaaatgttCACTATGAAAATTGATGATATATCATGTAGAGGAATTCAATGTCTCGGAATAGAACTTACTTTTGGATAATGTTTTTCAAGAGTTCCACATACATGTTTTTATCGGTTAACATCCTTGAAAACAAAAGGTATTTCAGTAAACgcaaaatattactgtaaattcagaaattattgagatgtttttaatttattattggCGAAAAAATGCGATAtggttataatcgcaataattgAAACtcacatattgaaatttttcatttgaataaaacaggataatttaaaattttgcaaaaaataaaattggattTCAGtctaaattaacaaaattgcattaataaatgcatgcaataatttctgaattgacaaTATTTTCCCTTTCTGTATAACAACACTAAAATTAGTGATCTTTGATCATATGATGATTCTGAAATGGTGAATATAAGGTATATATACACCAATAAATTATTGTAGACCATTAGATAATGCAAAAAGCTAATTAAAAGAACTGTTGGGTATTTCCTATACATGCTTATCAATGTAAATCAAGGTTTATgattagaaaattatttttcttttagtcTGATTATCTGTATACAATCAAGTCATAAtttgagttttatttaattaaatccAATATCCAATGCAGTGGAAGTGGTAAGGTGATGCATAATTGGTTTTGAAAATGGGtgaatatttactgaaatgtaTTTTGGATTTTATgagaaaacatgataaatattccATAAAAAAGGGGGCACCCTGTATGCCCCTACTATACACAACAATAAGTGCTGTATTGATTATTCATCGTTTGGTAGAATTTATATTCATGGTTCAGCAATATCTCATAATTTAATTATTGTAAGTTGAATATCAAGACTTGAATCAATTTCTCTTttcatcttaaaaaaaacacagagtAGATCATTTCTTTATGGAATTCTTTTTGGTATAAGTTTTGATAATTGTAGATTTAcattctttaaacaaaaataaacttatcatgTAAGCTTGCTGCCAGAGATATTCTAACATttctaacatatatatataagtctaTTGAGTTATACATAAGTGCTTTTACCActtttatgcttttttttttctaaaactgaAGTTCAAAGCATAAAAATGGAAACTTCTGACTTTACATCAATGCCCATAAGATGCCccaaaaaatcaattagttGTGGAACAggtatttttgtattgtatttacattaataataaaatgtacaccATCCCTTGTGCTTTGTACACTTATGCCCATTCAATGACCACTCCCCTTGTGGACAgattaataaacatttaatgacCACTCCCCTTGTGGACAGATTAATAGACTTTTAGTGACCACTTCCCTTGTggacaaattaataaacattcAATGACCAATCACTTTGTGGACAAATTAATAGACTTTCAGTGACCACTCACTTTTAGACAGATTAATAGACTTTCAATGACCAATCACCTTGTGGACAGATTAATAATCATTCATTGACCACTCACTTTGTGGACAGATTAATAGACTTTCAGTGACCACTCACCTTGTGGACAGATTAATAATCATTCATTGACCACTCACTTTGTGAACAGATTAATAGACTTTCAGTGACCACTCACCTTGTGGACAGATTAATAAACATTGAGTGGTGTCTTACTTGGTGGACAGATTGGTAAAGCAAATCTAACCTAAGCTGTAAAGATTAGGtaaaagcaattgtaaaattCAGAATTAACAAGATGCTTCAGAAAgctgccttcaacaataaacttTTCGCATactgtaacaaacaaaaatactggCCATAACGAAAGGGACATTTTGTAAGTTAAGCTCTTAAGTAGGTGAACTTCTCTAAATTATCTTTTCAAGATATTATAAATAGAATTTTCCAGTAACTACTTTGGTACTGcccaatctttttttttactttttaaattagttATGGACTCTTGTTATTAAGAAAaagtattaagaaaaaaaccccaaaaaccAACACATCCTTTATTAACTACTCATCATGCTCATGGCACATATGAAATCACTCAAATTATGCAATACATAGATATACTAACATTGACAAATGACCTGTGTTGGATCGTAATCGACTTTCTGCAagaatatttatacatgtacttacttaAGATTTTGGTTGATTATGGAACTTTCAAAAACAGAATAAAGAT
Encoded here:
- the LOC134690666 gene encoding uncharacterized protein LOC134690666 translates to MSSNRRNCCRKCCGFFGSIICPGQVPEEHKTKITNTNRVYILWIVLIAIFLTAGLVQLLHKNNQFNVITVQDQRYYVDWFSNKWCSGVNITSKGYPVEVNAYLLPKLTSSKGVCQQSTDTVSRINKKPVPGNDIYYLRVSLRQGDRISGKICAPSIEKIYIFTRLMDFKSCILTDAWTRCGLNGPKRYVIDSSCTGYNTFDNAFQLPPKTMKKSGYLYYVFYNKLATTSFVSAIFTKRLLNMKLVNRAQRTCLDQTLCQLDYGSIYDSYAVCFEAVRKSPFSWHPDVDNNVKVACRRRQWFYVLLFFVVPFIIGILGSVLICLRCKHNSSVVDRHRMDSAGIGYSDRHIERYTVTNNNNRFSNIHDDYRNTFNRQEFTNDINGDITDHETIDLNRESVDRLGNNRFTNIQDNYRNTFNRQEVTNDTIGGITDQETIDLDRESADRHVNHLSPSLHNPPPSYDRESADRHMNHLPPTVHDPPPAYDEVMKGTPV